Part of the Streptomyces europaeiscabiei genome is shown below.
ACGGTCGTACGGGCCTGGTCGTCCACCCGTACGCCCGAGGCCGAGTGGCCGCCGCACAGGCCGATCTCCGAGATGTGCATCTCGATGTCGTGGGTGCGGTAGTCGTGGCCGCGGCCGGCGTGGAAGGTCCCGCGGGTGGGGCGTTCCGTCGTGTGCAGGATCGACTCCAGGGCGGAGACGGACTCCTCGGGGAGGTGGCTCAGTTTCAGATAGACCGGGGCACGGTCGGAGGCGATCTCGGCGGCGAACTCGGCCATCATCTGGCCGGACCAGTAGTCGGAGTCGACGAAGCGTTCGCCGTGCCGGTTGACCTGGTAGCCGCCGAAGGGGTTGGCGACGTAGGCGCAGGCGGGGCCGTTGTAGTCCTTGATGAGCGGGTTGATCTGGAAGCACTCGATGCCGGTGAGTTCGGCGCCCGCGTGGTAGGCCATGGCGTAGCCGTCGCCCGCGTTGGTGGGGTTCTCGTAGGTGCCGTAGAGGTAGCCGGAGGCGGGCAGGCCGAGGCGGCCGCAGGCGCCGGTGGCCAGGATGACCGCGCCCGCGCGGACCGTCACGAACTGTCCGGTGCGGGTGTTGAAGCCCGCCGCGCCGACGGCCCGCCGGTCCGCGCCCTCGCCCGCCGTCAGCACACGCACCGGCATCACCCGGTTCTCGATGCGGATCTTCTCCCGCATCTCCCGCCGCCGCAGCTGCCGGTACAGGACCTTCTTGACGTCCTTGCCCTCCGGCATGGGTAGTACGTACGAGCCGGAGCGGTGGACCTGGCGGACCGCGTACTCGTTGTGCTCGTCCTTCTCGAACTTCACCCCGTACGACTCCAGCCGCCGCACCATGTCGAAGCCGCGGGTGGCGGTCTGGCGGACCGTGGACTGGTCGACGATGCCGTCGTTGGCGCGGGTGATCTCGGCGACGTAGTCGTCGGGCTCGGCGCGGCCCGGGATGACGGCGTTGTTCACGCCGTCCATGCCCATGGCGAGGGCACCCGAGTGACGGACGTGCGCCTTCTCCAGGAGCAGGACGTCTCCGCCGTGCTCGGCGGCGGTCAGGGCCGCCATGGTGCCGGCGGTGCCGCCGCCGATGACGAGGACGTCGCAGGTCAGCTCCTCGGCGTCGGCGAGGGCCGGGATCGTGAGGGGGGTCTCCACTGTGTCCACCGTGTCCACCGGGGTGCCTTTCGAGTGCGGTTGCTCAGCTGGTCAGTGGCTCGGGCGCCGAGACACTCAGACGCTGAGAGAGGTCAGGACGTCGCGGCGCAGGGCCACGCGTGCCGGGTCGTCGTGGGCCGAACGGTCGCGGGGGCGGGGCACCTCGCGTACGGCGGTCAGCCGGCCGGAGCCGAGGAGGGCCACGCGGTCGCCGAGGAACAGGGCCTCGTCCACGTCGTGGGTGACGAAGACGACCGTGGCGCCCGTGCCCCGCAACACCTCCACCAGCAGGTCCTGCATACCGGCCCGGGTCTGCGCGTCGAGCGCGCCGAACGGCTCGTCCATCAGGACGGCGCGGGGGCGCCCGGCGAGCGCGCGGGCCAGCTGTGCGCGCTGGCGCTGTCCGCCGGAGACGCGGTGCGGCAGCTGCCGGGTGTACTCGGCGAGCCCGACCCGGGACAGCCACGCCTCGGCCTGCGTACGGCGTTCGGCGCGCGGCAGGCCGCGGATGGCGAGCGGGAGTTCGACGTTGGCGCGCAGGGTGCGCCAGGGCAGGAGGGCGTCCTCCTGGAAGACGAGGGCGCGTTCGGCGGACGGGCCGGTCAGGGGGCTCTCGTCCTGGGTGATCTCTCCGGAGAGCGGCGCCAGCAGGCCCGCCAGGGTGCGCAGGAGGGTCGACTTGCCGCAGCCGGACGGGCCGACGACGGTGAGGATCTCGCCGGGGGCGACGTCCAGGTCGACGTCCGTCAGGGCGACGGCGCCGGGGCGGCCCAGGTCGGCGCCGTGGAGGGCGAGGCGGGTGCCGCGCACGGACTTGGGTGCCCGCTTCTCCTCGGCGGCCTGTGCCGGTGCCTCCGCACGGGCGTGGGCCCGGGTCTCAGACGAGGTGCTCATCACGTGCCTCCTCGGCCTCGGCCTTGGTGGTGGGAGTGGCGGCAGCGGTCGCGGACCGGGCAGCCCGCTGCGGCCGGGGTGACCGGTTTCCGGCGGCGTACGAGGTGCGGGGCAGCCAGTGCGTCAGCCGGCGTCCGACCAGTTCCACGGCGGTCGACGTCAGCCAGCCGAGGACACCGATCGTGGCCATGCCGACGAAGACGCCCGGGTAGTTGACGACCGTGTAGTCCTGCCAGGTGCGGTAGCCGACGCCGTACTGCCCGGAGATCATCTCGGCGGAGATCACACAGATCCATGACACGCCGATGCCGACCGACAGGCCGCCGAAGATGCCCGGCAGCGCGCCCGGCAGGACGACCGACGCGAGCACCCGCCACCGGCCGCCGCCCATCGTGCGGACCGCCTCCTCCCACACCGGGGTCAGCGCCCGTACCGCGTGCCGGGCGGAGACCAGGACCGGGAAGAACGCGGCGGTGAAGGTGATGAAGACGATGCCCTGCTCGTTGGAGGGGAACAGCAGGATCGCCACCGGGACCAGGGCGATCGCCGGGATCGGGCGGATCACCTCCAGGACGGGTCCGAGCAGGTCCTCGGCGAGCCGGGAGCGGGCGATGAGGATGCCCACCGCCACTCCCAGCACCGCCGCCAGCAGGAAGCCGGTCAGGATGCGGGTGAGGCTGTCGGTCAGGTCCGTCCAGTAGTCCGGCCCGGTCACCCGGTCCGCGAAGGCGTGCGCCACGTCCGTGACCGTGGGGAACTGCGAGAAACGCAGCCATACGTCGATGTCCAGGCTGGTCAGCAACTGCCAGAGGGCGAGGGCCGCGACCAGGGACACCACCCGCCGGGCGTAGCGGGTCGCGGGCCGGGAGCCGAGACTCCGTGCGCGCCGGCCGTCGCCTTCGGCGGGGCGGCTCACGACGCCCGCTCCAGGGCGGCGGCATACGTGACGACCTCGGCGCCGTCGTGGCCGGCGACGTACGCCTTCGCCGTGGCCGGCGCGACGAAGGGGAGGAGCTGGTCTCCGTCGGCCACCCACACCGCCTTGTCGGCGAACCACTGGGTACCGGTCGTGGCGTCCGGGACGTACGCGGCGCGGATCCCGTCCTTGTGCCCGGCGACGTGGGCGAGGAGCTCGGCGGGCGTCTTGAACGACCGGGTCTCCGTGGCGTTCTTGGGCCAGACCTCGCTCTCGGCCGGGGCGGGGGCCGCGGCGAGCTGCTTCTCGTACGACGTGCCGAGGGCCTTGCGGACGTACTGGTCGTCGACGAACGCGTCCACGTCCACGTCGCCCGTCAGCTTCGCCGCCTTGAGGATCGGGACGTCCTTCTTCAGGGCGTCGATCAGCGCGGGCTTCAGCGCGGGGTCGAAGGACGCGATGCCGTGCGCCCCGTTGTAGAGGTAGACGACCTCGGCGGGCAGCCCCGTGGCGTCGGCGACCTTCTCCGCGGCCTGCACGGGATGCTCGTTGAGGTAGTCAGTGGCCTTGGCCTGGGCCTTGAGGAAGGCCTCCAGGACGGTCGGCCGCTGCTTCGCGAAGTCCTCGCGGGCCGTCACGCCGTGAAAGGTCGGCAGGTCCAGCTGGGCACCGTCGTACAGGGCCTTCGCCTTGCCCTGGTAGGTGAGCAGCCCAGGCCAGGCCACGAACTGCGACAGCGCGTCCGTGCTGCCCCCGGAGAGGGCGGACGCGCCGACCGCCGGCTGCTGGTTGAGCTTCTCGATGTCCTTGTCGGCGTCGAGACCGGCGTTCTGCAGCGCTCGTACGAGGGTGCCGTCGGCGGCGGAGCCGATGCTCGTGGAGACCTTCTTGCCCTTCAGGTCCTTGAGCGTGCTCAGCTTCGAGTCAGTGGCCGTGACGATGGTGTTGAGCCCGCCCCGGAGGTTGTAGCCGGTGGCCGCGACGAGCCGGGTGGGCTTGCCGAGCTGCTTGCCGCGGGCCGCGTTGAGGAGCAGCGGGAAGTCGCCCATCGAGCCGATGTCCATCTTCCCGGCGGTCATCTGGGCGGTGATGGGGGCGCCGGTCGCGTAGTCCTGCCAGTCGACCTTGTACGTCGTCCCGCCGCCCAGCGCGTTCAGCTCCTCCTCGAAGTAGCCGAGGGAGCGCAGGAGGGTGCCCGCGGTGACGGTGTTGATGGTCTTGGACTGGTAGCCGACGGTGACGGTGACCGTCCCGCCGTCCGCGGCGGTGTCACTGCCGTTGACGGTGACGGTGACCGTCCCGCCGTCCGCGGCGGTGTCACTGCCGTTGCCGCAGGCGGTCAGGGCCAGCGGCAGCAGGAGGGCCGTGGTCAGGGTGACTGCTTTGTAGGTACCGACTGCTTTGTATGTACCGAATGCTTTGGTCTTCATGGGAGTTCGGGCCTCTCACCGGAGCGTTCAGCGGAGCAGGTAGGGCATGTTGACCGTGACGGCACCGGTGGGACAGCGGGCCGCGCACGGGCCGCAGTACCAGCACTCGTCGACGTGCATGTACGCCTTGCCGTTGCTCTCGTCGATGGCCAGGGAGTCCAGCGGGCACATGTCCACGCAGAGGGTGCAGCCGTCGATGCACTTCGACTCGTCGATGGTCACGGGCACGTCGGCCCGCTGCGGCACCAAAGGCATGGCTGTCTCCAGGGAGGGCGGATACGAGGGGTCGCGAGACGCGCGGGGGAGCGCGGGGCGATGAGGGAGGACTACGCGCTGGGGATGCGGGACTAGGAGCGGTGCAGCAGGCCGCTCATCGTGATGCGGTCGCCACGGAAGCGGATGAACTCCAGGTCGACGGGTCGGCCGTCGGCGAGGTGGGTGAGGCGCTCCAGCATCAGGACGGCCGAGCCGCGTGGGGCTTCGAGTACGGCGGCGGAGTGGGTGTCCGCGTTCACCGCCTCCAGGGTGATCTCGGCGTGGCCGAGGCGCCGGCCGGTGATCGTCTCCAGGAGGCGGAAGACGTCGGTGTTCTCCAGGTCGGCGCCGAGGAGTGCCGTGCCGATGTCGAGGGAGCCGAGGGTGAGGGGGATGTAGGTGAGGTCGAGGGAGAGGGGGAGGCCGTTCAGGCGGCGCAGGCGTTCGATGTAGAGGACGTCGGTGCCGGGTGGGAGGTGCAGGCGGTCGGCCACGGGGGTGGGGGCCGGGGCGGGGCCCATGGTGCGGACCTCGTTGGTGACCGTGCCGTGCTCGCGGAGGGTTTCCGCGAGGCCCATCAGGTGGTCGAGGCCGTGGGGGTACTTCCGGGCGACGACGACGGTGCCCACGCCGGGGAACCGTTCCACGAGGCCTTCGGCGCGCAGGAGGTCCAGGGCCTCGCGGACCGTGTTGCGGGTCGCGCGGTAGTCGACGGCGAGGGAGGACTCGTGGGGGAGCGTGCCGTTCTCGAAGCCGCCGGTGAGGAGTTGGCGACGGAGGAGGTCGGCGAGCTGCCGCGCCTGGTCCGCACGCAGCCGGCGGCGCGCGCGGTGGGCGGCGACGGTGGTCGCGCCCTGGCCGGCGTGCTCTCGGATGCGGTCGGTGGGTGGCATGTTCTGAACCATACCGAAATGGTGGGGAAGGGAATGTTGCGGGAGTGTTGCGCCATGTGGCCGGCTGAGCCTGAGGGTGCTGAGCTGGGGTTTTGCGGGAGTGTGAGGAAGATCTGCCACCGGGTTGTCCAAGGGGTGGGAACGGAGGGCCGGTGGCTGGGATGTGCGTTGCGTGGGGCCGGGCGGGCGGGGGTGGGGTTTCGCCGCTCGGCGGTTACGAGGTGCCGCCGCGCGCACCTTCCCCCACTCCCGGCTTCGCTCGATCGAGCGGGAGGTACCCCCATCGCCCCAGCGGCACGATTGCCCGCAGCTATGTCTGGGGTGGGCAGCTCTTCGCGGCCGTGGCCGCGGCCCGAAGGGGCGCGGGGAACTGCGCGAGCACCACAGCGCACGGCACGCCGCCCATGGCACGGCACCCTTACGGCGAATGCGCGCCCCGCCCATGGCACGGCACCCTTACGGCGAATGCGCGCCCCGCCCATGGCACGGCACCCTTACGGCGAATGCGCGCCCCGCCCATGGCACGGCACCCTTACGGCGAATACACGCCCCGCTCCACCGGAAGCGCGCCCCCCTCTACGCAGCGCGCACCCCACTACTCCCGACCGTTCCTGTGGACTGAGCGGGGGTGAGTCCGTTCAGCCGCGCGCCCCGAACGGTCCTGGGCGAGCTGGTCCCCGGCGTACTCGACCCCGGGGCGGCGACACGCATCCTGTACGTGGTCCGGGCCCGGGAGGCCCTCGCGGCCGGAGCCGCTGACGGACACGGCCCTGCGCGACCTGGCCGAACGGGCACAGCCAGAGGCGACGGAGAAGCCCTGGACCATCACACCGGTGGAACAGGGGCCCCGCACGCTGACGCCGTACCCCGCGTCCCAGATCGCACGATCACGCCAACCCGAACGGCTCAGGGCAGCAGCACAAGCCCGGAAGCCGACCATCACACGATCGAGCTAATTCGCCCTCATTCGCCCTCCTTGGCGAGCAGCTACCAACCCCTGACCCTCCCCGTGACCTCGCCCAGTCCCACCCGCGTCCCGCCCGGCCCCGGCGCCCACGCCGTGAGGGTCACCTCG
Proteins encoded:
- a CDS encoding ABC transporter permease — encoded protein: MSRPAEGDGRRARSLGSRPATRYARRVVSLVAALALWQLLTSLDIDVWLRFSQFPTVTDVAHAFADRVTGPDYWTDLTDSLTRILTGFLLAAVLGVAVGILIARSRLAEDLLGPVLEVIRPIPAIALVPVAILLFPSNEQGIVFITFTAAFFPVLVSARHAVRALTPVWEEAVRTMGGGRWRVLASVVLPGALPGIFGGLSVGIGVSWICVISAEMISGQYGVGYRTWQDYTVVNYPGVFVGMATIGVLGWLTSTAVELVGRRLTHWLPRTSYAAGNRSPRPQRAARSATAAATPTTKAEAEEARDEHLV
- a CDS encoding GntR family transcriptional regulator, with translation MPPTDRIREHAGQGATTVAAHRARRRLRADQARQLADLLRRQLLTGGFENGTLPHESSLAVDYRATRNTVREALDLLRAEGLVERFPGVGTVVVARKYPHGLDHLMGLAETLREHGTVTNEVRTMGPAPAPTPVADRLHLPPGTDVLYIERLRRLNGLPLSLDLTYIPLTLGSLDIGTALLGADLENTDVFRLLETITGRRLGHAEITLEAVNADTHSAAVLEAPRGSAVLMLERLTHLADGRPVDLEFIRFRGDRITMSGLLHRS
- a CDS encoding ABC transporter substrate-binding protein, giving the protein MKTKAFGTYKAVGTYKAVTLTTALLLPLALTACGNGSDTAADGGTVTVTVNGSDTAADGGTVTVTVGYQSKTINTVTAGTLLRSLGYFEEELNALGGGTTYKVDWQDYATGAPITAQMTAGKMDIGSMGDFPLLLNAARGKQLGKPTRLVAATGYNLRGGLNTIVTATDSKLSTLKDLKGKKVSTSIGSAADGTLVRALQNAGLDADKDIEKLNQQPAVGASALSGGSTDALSQFVAWPGLLTYQGKAKALYDGAQLDLPTFHGVTAREDFAKQRPTVLEAFLKAQAKATDYLNEHPVQAAEKVADATGLPAEVVYLYNGAHGIASFDPALKPALIDALKKDVPILKAAKLTGDVDVDAFVDDQYVRKALGTSYEKQLAAAPAPAESEVWPKNATETRSFKTPAELLAHVAGHKDGIRAAYVPDATTGTQWFADKAVWVADGDQLLPFVAPATAKAYVAGHDGAEVVTYAAALERAS
- a CDS encoding 4Fe-4S dicluster domain-containing protein; translated protein: MPLVPQRADVPVTIDESKCIDGCTLCVDMCPLDSLAIDESNGKAYMHVDECWYCGPCAARCPTGAVTVNMPYLLR
- a CDS encoding ABC transporter ATP-binding protein; this encodes MSTSSETRAHARAEAPAQAAEEKRAPKSVRGTRLALHGADLGRPGAVALTDVDLDVAPGEILTVVGPSGCGKSTLLRTLAGLLAPLSGEITQDESPLTGPSAERALVFQEDALLPWRTLRANVELPLAIRGLPRAERRTQAEAWLSRVGLAEYTRQLPHRVSGGQRQRAQLARALAGRPRAVLMDEPFGALDAQTRAGMQDLLVEVLRGTGATVVFVTHDVDEALFLGDRVALLGSGRLTAVREVPRPRDRSAHDDPARVALRRDVLTSLSV